A stretch of Coccidioides posadasii str. Silveira chromosome 2, complete sequence DNA encodes these proteins:
- a CDS encoding uncharacterized protein (BUSCO:14441at4751~EggNog:ENOG410PG11~COG:K~BUSCO:153at33183) gives MASFTRPVSSTISGVDFEVLSDNEIKSVSVKRIHNTPTLDSFNNPVPGGLYDPALGAWGDHICTTCRLNAWSCAGHSGHIELPVHVYNVTFFDQLFRLLKAQCIYCHRFRMSKIQINTYVCKLRLLQYGLVEEASTIGTMELRKGKHNKGDGESDSSEDEDEEDLIDRRNAYVQKCISGLASYKTRQNYMKMAKNPAAAEMRRNLVRDFLKDVANVKKCASCSGISPPYRRDRYSKIFRKSLPQKAKAAMVAAGFQIPNPLVLMEEANRLSKKHKTIQNEDSVNGIIDDGNISVITETHGAEQQVSMGNAVLAAVEDTGSSEPGGQLDDSQQYIPSSEVYASVRFLFEKEQEILDLVYDSRPGSGRRSHVNADMFFIKNLLVPPNKYRPAAQQGPGQIMEAQQNTSFTRILKLCDQINQISRERQGDNGESISRIRSYRDLLHAIVQLQDAVNSLIDRDRNPAQGAAGIQNEDGIKQRLEKKDGLFRKNMMGKRVNFAARSVISPDPNIETNEIGIPLVFAKKLTYPEPVTNHNYWELKQAVINGPDIYPGAAAVENELGQVVNLKFKSVDERIAIANMLLSPSNWKLKRSRNKKVYRHLTTGDIVLMNRQPTLHKPSIMGHRARVLTGERTIRMHYANCNTYNADFDGDEMNLHFPQNEIARAEAMQLADTDHQYLVATSGKPLRGLIQDHISMGTWFTSRDSLFDEEDYHQLLYSCLRPENSHTVSEKIELMPPTILKPKPRWTGKQIISTILKNITPENRAGLNLIGKSSTPGDRWEIGSEEGKVIVKDGELLCGILDKAQLGPSAGGLIHSVHEVFGHVVAGKLIGILGRLLTRFLQMRAFTCGMDDLRLTKKGDEERKKQLKRGDNLGHEVALQYVTLDESPVEDKETELQRRLEDVLRDDEKQAGLDSMFNSRTAGLSSDITAACLPSGLEKPFPWNQMQAMTVSGAKGSVVNANLISCNLGQQVLEGRRVPVMISGKTLPSFKPFETKLVAGGYVSGRFLTGIKPQEYYFHAMAGREGLIDTAVKTSRSGYLQRCLIKGMEGLKAEYDNSVRDTTDGTLVQFLYGEDGLDITKQKHLQDFSFLAQNYLSILSQVNGMDEFNKVHSEVAAKWNKSAIKKVKRTGQVDAKDPVLAHYHPGANFGSTSESFATALKEYEKKNPDKLLKDKGQGIDGISKKDFEHIMNMKYMRSVVDPGEAVGIVAGQSIGEPSTQMTLNTFHLAGHSAKNVTLGIPRLREIVMTASTQILTPTMSANFYEQVSTKDRELFAKGISRLTLAEVVDKLSVHERISNRGNVKAKVYDIHINFFPAEEYTQEYAIKVQDVLETLEKRFVPKLVKLTRAELKKRTSEKSLSDFSAAQPEIGASVGVVEEGPRNTEGREAANDDDEDEDQDDAKRARSSQNRSNQVSYEAPDEDDQDIIRRQDSSELDSEDEDESSENKEKRPASGDEDVEMKDASDVEDEDKEREESIRDKHAEVTRFKFDPKKGTSCIIQLQYDVSTPKLLLLPLVENATRAAVIQFIPGLGSCTYVPEERDTPAHILTDGVNLLAMRDYQHIINMHTLYSNSIHHMLTLYGVEAARASIVREMDSVFKSHSIAVDNRHLNLIGDVMTQSGGFRPFNRMGIVKDSTSPFMKMSFETTVRFLRDAVLERDWDNLAAPSSRIVMGRVNTVGTGSFDVLAPVG, from the exons ATGGCGAGCTTTACTCGACCCGTATCTTCCACAATCAGTGGAGTGGATTTCGAAGTCCTTTCCGATAACGAAATCAAATCGGTATCAGTGAAACGCATACACAATACGCCCACTCTCGATTCGTTCAATAACCCCGTCCCTGGAGGTCTATATGACCCGGCTCTTGGTGCATGGGGTGATCATAT ATGCACAACATGTCGATTGAATGCATGGTCTTGCGCTGGCCACTCAGGCCACATTGAGCTGCCGGTTCACGTTTATAATGTTACATTTTTTGATCAGCTCTTTCGGCTCTTAAAAGCTCAGTGCATTTACTGCCACCGATTCCGAATGTCGAAGATCCAGATAAATACATACGTTTGCAAATTGCGGCTTTTGCAGTATGGTTTGGTGGAAGAGGCTTCGACGATTGGGACAATGGAGCTCCGAAAGGGCAAACATAATAAAGGGGATGGCGAGTCTGACAGCAGTGAGGACGAGGACGAAGAAGATCTTATTGATCGCCGGAATGCCTATGTCCAAAAATGCATCTCCGGTCTTGCGTCTTATAAGACGAGACAGAACTATATGAAAATGGCAAAAAATCCGGCAGCGGCAGAAATGAGGAGAAATTTAGTGCGCGACTTCCTAAAAGATGTTGCAAATGTCAAAAAATGCGCTTCTTGTAGTGG CATTTCTCCTCCATATCGAAGAGATAGGTACTCAAAAATCTTCCGTAAATCTTTGCCGCAAAAAGCCAAAGCTGCCATGGTTGCCGCTGGCTTTCAGATTCCGAACCCCCTCGTTTTGATGGAGGAGGCCAACCGTCTCTCCAAAAAGCACAAAACGATACAAAACGAGGACAGTGTCAATGGAATTATTGATGATGGCAATATCAGTGTTATCACTGAGACACATGGCGCTGAGCAACAAGTGTCAATGGGAAATGCAGTTTTAGCAGCAGTCGAGGACACGGGATCGTCGGAACCCGGTGGTCAACTAGACGATTCTCAGCAGTACATACCATCATCGGAAGTCTATGCATCTGTGCGATTTTTATTTGAGAAAGAGCAGGAGATATTGGATTTGGTCTATGATTCAAGGCCCGGCTCAGGGCGGCGGTCTCATGTGAACGCCGATATGTTTTTTATCAAAAACCTACTCGTGCCCCCCAACAAGTACCGCCCGGCCGCACAGCAAGGTCCTGGTCAAATTATGGAAGCCCAGCAAAATACTTCCTTCACTCGAATTTTAAAACTATGCGATCAAATCAACCAAATCAGCCGAGAGAGGCAGGGTGACAATGGTGAATCGATATCACGGATTCGAAGTTATCGTGATCTCCTCCACGCAATTGTACAGTTGCAAGATGCTGTCAATAGTTTAATTGACCGTGACAGAAATCCTGCGCAAGGAGCAGCAGGTATTCAGAATGAGGACGGTATCAAGCAAAGGCTAGAAAAGAAGGACGGCCTGTTCAGAAAGAACATGATGGGAAAACGTGTCAACTTTGCAGCCCGAAGCGTCATATCCCCCGATCCAAATATCGAAACGAACGAAATTGGAATTCCTCTTGTCTTTGCCAAAAAGCTTACCTATCCAGAGCCGGTGACGAATCACAATTACTGGGAGCTCAAGCAAGCGGTGATCAATGGTCCAGATATCTATCCTGGTGCTGCAGCTGTCGAAAATGAACTCGGACAGGTTGTCAATTTGAAATTCAAGTCTGTCGATGAACGTATTGCAATTGCAAATATGCTTCTATCTCCATCAAATTGGAAATTGAAACGATCGAGGAATAAGAAAGTCTATCGACACCTAACAACTGGAGATATAGTGCTGATGAACCGACAGCCAACACTGCATAAACCATCCATAATGGGACATCGTGCTAGAGTATTAACTGGAGAAAGGACAATTCGAATGCACTACGCCAATTGCAACACATATAATGCAGACTTTGACGGTGACGAAATGAACTTGCATTTCCCTCAAAATGAGATTGCACGAGCTGAGGCCATGCAACTGGCTGATACAGACCATCAATATCTTGTCGCAACTTCCGGAAAGCCTCTCCGTGGCCTAATCCAAGATCATATTTCCATGGGAACTTGGTTCACATCTCGGGACAGTCTTTTTGACGAGGAAGATTACCACCAGCTTCTTTATAGCTGTCTGCGGCCAGAGAACTCGCACACAGTTAGCGAGAAGATTGAACTTATGCCACCTACCATTCTTAAGCCTAAACCAAGATGGACCGGGAAGCAGATTATCTCTACCATTTTAAAAAATATTACTCCCGAAAATCGAGCTGGTTTGAATCTAATAGGCAAGTCCTCCACGCCAGGAGACAGATGGGAGATAGGCTCTGAAGAAGGCAAAGTTATCGTCAAAGACGGAGAGCTACTGTGTGGTATATTGGACAAGGCCCAGCTTGGGCCTAGCGCCGGTGGTCTTATCCACTCGGTTCATGAGGTTTTTGGGCATGTTGTTGCCGGGAAGCTCATCGGTATTCTGGGACGACTGCTTACTAGGTTCTTGCAAATGCGCGCCTTTACTTGTGGCATGGATGATCTTCGGCTGACCAAGAAGGGCGATGAAGAGCGTAAAAAGCAACTGAAGAGGGGTGACAATCTTGGCCACGAGGTTGCCCTCCAGTATGTTACCCTCGACGAGAGCCCCGTTGAGGATAAAGAGACCGAGTTGCAAAGGCGACTGGAAGATGTACTTCGGGACGATGAAAAGCAAGCTGGCTTGGATAGCATGTTCAACTCCAGAACAGCTGGACTTTCATCCGATATCACGGCTGCTTGCTTGCCTTCTGGCCTTGAAAAGCCTTTCCCATGGAATCAAATGCAAGCCATGACGGTGTCTGGTGCTAAAGGTTCAGTGGTTAATGCAAACTTGATTTCCTGCAATTTGGGTCAACAGGTGCTGGAAGGCCGTAGAGTGCCAGTTATGATTAGTGGGAAGACCTTGCCATCCTTCAAACCGTTTGAAACCAAGCTTGTGGCCGGTGGTTATGTCTCTGGTCGTTTCCTTACTGGAATCAAGCCTCAAGAGTATTATTTCCACGCCATGGCCGGACGAGAAGGACTTATCGACACTGCGGTTAAGACCTCTAGATCCGGGTACCTCCAGCGCTGTTTGATCAAGGGAATGGAAGGTTTGAAAGCAGAGTACGATAACTCAGTGCGGGATACTACGGACGGAACTCTTGTGCAATTCCTTTACGGAGAAGACGGTTTGGATATCACGAAGCAAAAGCATCTTCAAGATTTCAGTTTCTTAGCTCAGAACTATTTGTCCATCCTTTCACAAGTTAATGGCATGGACGAGTTCAACAAAGTCCATAGCGAAGTTGCTGCCAAGTGGAACAAGAGCGCCATCAAAAAGGTTAAAAGGACTGGGCAAGTGGATGCTAAGGACCCAGTCCTGGCTCATTATCATCCAGGAGCTAATTTCGGAAGCACATCTGAATCTTTTGCTACTGCCCTTAAAGAG TACGAGAAGAAGAATCCCGACAAGCTTTTAAAAGACAAGGGCCAAGGAATCGATGGCATCTCTAAAAAGGACTTTGAACATATCATGAACATGAAATATATGCGTTCGGTGGTGGATCCTGGAGAAGCCGTTGGAATTGTTGCCGGGCAGTCTATTGGAGAGCCATCTACTCAAATGACGCTGAATACTTTCCATTTGGCTGGTCACTCCGCGAAAAACGTCACGCTTGGTATTCCTCGACTTAGGGAAATTGTCATGACGGCTAGTACTCAGATCCTAACCCCGACTATGTCTGCCAATTTTTATGAGCAAGTTTCCACCAAAGATCGGGAGCTATTTGCCAAAGGCATTAGCAGACTTACTCTTGCCGAGGTTGTTGATAAACTCTCGGTCCATGAGCGGATATCCAACCGGGGTAACGTGAAAGCGAAAGTTTATGATATCCATATTAACTTCTTCCCTGCTGAAGAGTATACCCAAGAGTACGCTATCAAAGTTCAAGATGTGCTTGAAACATTGGAAAAACGATTCGTTCCGAAACTTGTCAAGCTAACAAGGGCGGAACTCAAGAAACGAACAAGCGAGAAGTCCCTCTCTGATTTCTCTGCTGCTCAGCCAGAAATTGGAGCTTCTGTCGGAGTCGTCGAAGAAGGCCCACGAAATACTGAAGGAAGAGAGGCCGCCaatgacgatgatgaagatgaagatcaaGACGATGCGAAGAGAGCAAGATCGTCGCAAAACAGGTCGAACCAAGTTTCATATGAAGCCCCTGATGAAGATGACCAAGACATCATTCGGCGCCAAGATAGCTCAGAGCTAGACtccgaagatgaagatgagagCAGCGAAAACAAGGAGAAGAGACCGGCATCAGGTGATGAAGACGTCGAGATGAAAGACGCTTCTGATGTGGAAGATGAGGACAAGGAACGCGAGGAATCGATCCGAGACAAACATGCTGAAGTCACTCGATTCAAATTCGATCCCAAGAAAGGCACGTCGTGCATTATCCAACTTCAGTATGACGTCTCAACGCCCAAGCTCCTTCTGCTGCCTCTTGTAGAGAACGCCACTCGCGCAGCCGTTATCCAATTCATCCCCGGCCTTGGCAGCTGCACATACGTGCCCGAAGAAAGAGATACACCGGCCCACATACTTACTGACGGTGTCAATCTCCTCGCTATGCGCGATTATCAGCACATTATCAACATGCACACCCTGTACAGTAATTCCATTCACCACATGCTTACACTCTATGGTGTTGAGGCAGCGCGTGCAAGCATTGTTCGCGAAATGGACTCCGTTTTCAAGAGCCACAGCATTGCCGTGGATAACCGCCATCTGAACCTCATTGGCGACGTGATGACTCAGAGTGGAGGATTCCGCCCATTCAACCGTATGGGCATTGTGAAAGACAGTACATCACCGTTTATGAAGATGAGTTTCGAAACTACTGTACGATTCTTAAGGGATGCAGTCCTAGAGCGTGACTGGGACAATCTTGCTGCACCTAGTAGCAGGATTGTCATGGGAAGAGTGAACACTGTTGGTACTGGGTCTTTTGACGTTCTTGCGCCAGTTGGATAA